TCCCCGGAAGAGGTGTTTCGTGCTACCTATTGGGAAGCGGTGGCGTTGTATGCCCAGGATCTCCTTTTGCCGGCCTTGCGGGTATTAGAAAATACGCCGTTTTATTCAAATGTGCCTGAATACGGCCCCGCTGTCTTTTTAAAGGCCCGCTTGTATATGGATATGACTGACTGGTCTCAAGCTTTAGGGTGTTTGCAGCAGTATGAGGGGGTAAATATATCTGTGAGGGATCGACAGGCCGCCTTGTTTTTACAGGCCCTTTGCTATGAAGGATTGGCGAAAAAAGGGGAGGCTAAAAAGGTATTGGAAATAGCCCAGGCCCTCGATCCAAACAGTGATGTGGGGCAGGAGATATCTGCTTATCTAAAGAGGATGTAAAGATCTTCGTTGAGGGGTGGGGCGCCATTCTCAGACGCCCCACAGGCGTTATATCCTTCCCAGGCTTTGTTCAATATCGCCAATAATATCCTCTATCGATTCAAGGCCGATGGAAAGCCGAACCAGATCGGGACTGAGGCCCCCTTCCCGTTGCTGCTCTTCGGTAAGCTGGGAGTGGCTCGTGGACGCGGGATGTAGGGCAAGACTCTTCGCATCCCCCACGTTTGCCAGGTGAGAAAAGAGGCGCAACCCATCGATGAAACGCTCCGCTGCCGCTTTCCCTCCCCTGGGACCGAAGACCACCATTCCCCCAAAACCCCGTTTCAGGTACCGCTGGGCTATGGGATAGGTGGGGTCAGTGGGAAGTCCCGGATAGCGTACCCAGGCTACCTTAGGATGCTTGGCCAGGAACTGGGCTACCTGTAAAGCGTTTTCGCTGTGCCGGCTCATGCGCAGGTGGAGCGTCTCTAAACCCTGGAGAAAGATCCAGGCATTGTCCGGTGAAAGACAGGCCCCCAGATTGCGCAGGGGAACGGTACGGAATCGGAGGGCAAAGGCAATCCGGGCGAGTTCTGGGGGTAAATCCAGGGCCCAGCGCAGGCCATGATAGTTTCGATCTGGCTGGGTAAAAAGGCTAAACCGGGGGTCGGACCAGTCAAAATTGCCCGCATCGGTCATGATGCCTCCAATGGCGGTCCCATGCCCTCCCATCCACTTGGTAAGGGAATTAATGACAATATTTGCCCCATGTTCGATGGTTCTAAGAAGGTAGGGGGTGGTGAAGGTCCCGTCGACGATGAGGGGCAGGTGATGTTTTTTTGCGATGGCCGCCACCGCTTCGATGTCGATCACATCGAGGACAGGGTTCCCGATGGTTTCGATATAAAACGCCCGGGTTTTTTCGGTGACCAGTCGATCGAAGCTTTCGGGGTCCCGGTGGTCCGCAAAACGTACGGTAATCCCCAGGTCCGGCAGAATCGCATCGAACATGGTATAGGTGCCGCCGTACAGGTTGGGGGCAGAGATGATTTCGTCCCCCGCCTTTGCTAAGGTTATAATCGCATAAAAGATGGCGCTGGTCCCTGAAGAAACCGCCACCGATGCGGCTCCCCCTTCAAGAATACTGACCCGCTGTTCCAACACCTCGTTGGTAGGGTTGCCCAGGCGGCTGTAAATATTCCCAAATTCCTTGAGTGCAAAGAGTCGGGCCGCGTGGTCCGCACTTTTAAACACATAACTACTGGTTCGATACACCGGTACCGCCCGGGAAAGGGTGGTGGGATCCGGTTCCTGGCCACCGTGTAAAGTGGCGGTTTCAAAATGTTCGTATTTGTTCATCCTATGCCTCCGTAAAACATACCCCAATGACCCCAATTCTCCTTACGTTGGGGTTCAGGGCCTTTTTCTTTCCCCCAGGAATATTCTATATAAAATGATTTTCTGGGGGCCAGGTCGGCAGAAAGGGTGAAAGGTTTTCCCGTCGCCTTCTCTTCCGGTATCTGCCGTCTTCCTGAAAGAAGGCCAACGGGTGATATGGATGCTCTATGCCCCTAGCGGGGCATCGGACTTGCGGAGGCAAGGCTCGTTTCTACTGGTATATGACCCCGTTCTGCGGGGGTGAGTTCCGCTAAATCGTAGGGGGTTTCCTGATACACGCAATAGTTAAGCCAGTTGGCGTACAAAAGGTGTGCGTGGGCCCGCCAGTTCATAATGGGGGTACGGCCTGGATCGTCGTCAGGGAAATAGTGGCGGGGAATTCTTATGGGGAGCCCCCGTTCCCGGTCCCGGTCGTATTCTGCTTTCAGGGTGAGTCGGTCATATTCGGGGTGGCCGGTAACAAAAATCATCCGGCGGTCCCGGGAACTTATCAGATAGAGTCCCGATTCTTCAGAGGTTGCAAGTATTTTAAGCAGGGGATGTTGTGCCACATCCTCTTCCCGAATTTCGGTATGCCGTGACTGGGGCGCATAGAATTCTTCATCAAAGCCCCGCACTAGTGGTTCGAGGGGTTTCAAAAGGCGATGTTTAAAGATCCCAAAAACCTTTTCGGACACCGGATACTTGGGTATTCCAAAATGATGGTACAACCCTGCCTGGGCTCCCCAGCAGATATGCAGAGTAGACCACACGTTGGTAACGCTCCAGTCCATGATACGGACTAATTCTTCCCAGTAATCGACCTCCTCAAAGGGAAGGGTTTCTACGGGAGCCCCGGTAATCACAAGACCATCGAACCGCTCCCCAAGGATCTCATCGGTGGTTTCGTAAAAAGTCTCCAGGTGTTCCTGGGGAGTGTTTTTTGAATCATGGCTTGCCATCCGAATAAAGCGAACATCCACCTGGAGCGCCGTATTCCCCAGCAGGCGTAACAGTTGGGTTTCGGTAACAATCTTTGTGGGCATGAGGTTAAGCACCGCAATACGCAGAGGTCGGATATCCTGGTGAATCGCCCGCTCATAGGTCATGACAAAGATATTTTCTGTCTCTAAGACCGAACGAGCAGGAAGGTTGTCAGGAATACGTACGGGCATAGGGTGCCTCCTCTTCCCGAAATTCTAGCTTTGAGGAGAATATTACTAAATACGTCAGAAATGTCAAGACTAGTAAAAATGTTTTTAGTAAGCTAGCCAAAAAAGTTTTGAGTATTTTCTTAAGGACGCAAAAAAAGTACTATATTTATACTATGAATGATCGGCCCTATTCGGTAGGGAAAAGGATGCTTCTTTTTACGGGATTCTTTTCCTGTATTCTCATTCTTGCCTTGACCCTGCATTTTTACTATGGTATGTATCCCTATCTTCAGGAAAGTTCAAAAAGCTTTTTACAGGAGAAGAATCGTAGCCTAAATAATTTTATAGAGGCCTATTTTAATGAGATGATTCATACCCTGCAGATGTTAGCTTCTTATCCAGAGTTGTTGTCTTCTTCCCAGGGAGCCAAAGAGCATCAGCAATTAGTGGTGCAATACCTTTCAGCGGTTAAAAAGTTTAATACCCACGTATACCGGGTGTACAGTATATATCGAGATGGGACAATCCTAGCCCCTGATCCGATGCCGAAAAACAATGGGAGCATCCAGAGTTTTTCCTGGTATTTAGAAAGGCTTCCTCAATTACAACAGGAGGATCTCTTTATTGGATTCTTGCAGCAAGACCCCTCTTCTGGGGATGCCCTTTTGTCATTGCTCCATCGCCTTATACATCCTGAATATGGTTTTGTGGGACTTCTTGTTATTGATAGCCGGGTAGAGAATATTGTAGATCAACTAAAATTTCGATCCAGTTTTTATACTTCTTCGTATAGTTTTATTTTGGATAAAAACCTGATATGTCTTGCCCATCCTCGGCAGGAACTCATAGGGGTGCATTTTCTGGATACGGTAAAGCTGCGTAGTGCCTTTGGCAAGTCTCTTTTTTTTAATTATGATTTTGAAGGAATACGAAAGATTGCCTACGCTTCATATCTAGAGAATAGCGGATGGTATCTGGTTACTACCGTTAATGAAGAGGAATTATTTTCTCCCATAATAAAAATTATGTTAGTGTATGTTTTAGAGATAATTGTGTTAGTTCTTATCTTTAGTGTTATTTTTTATTATTTCTGGAACCATGAAATTCTTGAGCCCCTTCGGAGTCTCCGTGAATATGTATATACGGTAATTCATAATGATTCGCTAGTAGAATCAGGGATAACGCTTTCATTGCCAAACCATGAAATAGGGCAAATTGCCCAATACATTGGCAAGTTAACAAGTCAATCGTTGTATCAGAAAAATCAAGAGCTCTTAGAAAAGAATAAGCTTCTAGAATCATTAGCAATCCATGATTTTTTAACGGGTCTCTTTAACAGAAGAAAAATCGAAGAGCTTTTAAAAACAGAGTATGAACGATGTGTCCGCTACAACACTTCCCTGAGCCTTATCCTGTATGATATTGATTTCTTTAAGAACGTAAACGATAGCTATGGGCATCAAGAGGGTGATAGGGTTTTGAAGGAACTTACCTTACTTATTTCTCATAATATCCGTAAAACCGATATGCATGGTCGGTGGGGAGGAGAAGAATTCCTGGTGATCCTGCCTGAAACTCCCATCTCTGTTGTTCAGGAAGTAGCAGAAAAATTACGGAAAGTTGTAGAATCCCACGATTTTGAGCTTCCCCAGCACATAACGATAAGTGCGGGGGTAACCGTTGTACAAACCGATGAAACTCTAGATAAGGTGCTCCAGCGGCTTGACTCGGCGTTATATATGGCTAAGAAGACAGGAAGAAATAGGGTGCACGCGGAATGGCCGGAAAACGGCTACGTTTAAGGGTATCGGTGGTACAAAAAGTTTTTCCACTCATCATACAAAACAGGAAGAGATTTCCCTGTTTCTTCTTCAATTTTACCACTTCTAAGAATCCGTAGTACCGCGCAAATATTTTTACGAAAATTGAAGGGGTGTTTTTCATATCTTATGCTTCGTATCCTTTATATCTTTTTGTCTTTACATAAAAGAAGGGCTATGCGATCTCCATAGTTAAAGGTTTTAGCGGCCCAATCGAAAAAAGCCTTTTTGAGAGGAGAAATACTTCCCCGGGTATGACCACTACCAAAGCGGGTCGTGTGCAGAATACGGATATTCTGTCGTTTTAAGAAATGACGCAACCCCTGGTAGGTGGGAATGTTCAGGTGTTCATCGGCCATGAAAAAACGCCACCCCTCACCCTGGCGTTCGGAGATCCATCCTGCAACGGGTACTTCGAGAACAACAAGGCCCTCCTCTTTTAATACCCGTCGAAGGTGAAAAAAACAGGATTCCATATCGGAGAGGTGCTCAAGAATGTGGAAAAGAAAGAGATTATCTACCGAATCGGAGGGAAGTTGCTCAAGGCCACCCTTGTAGATACGATATCTCCCCGGAGGAATTTGTTCCAGTAAGGGCGTTGATATATCCAGGCCGATGATATCCCGTCCCCCCTTTTCGTAAAGATAGTGGAGAAACATCCCGTTGGCGCAACCCAGCTCGGCGTTCGTATGATTTTTTATTCTCTCCAGGGGAAAACGAAGCTCCTGGAGGGTCATATCCCGTTCTTTTTGGAGGACCGCATATCCCTGGGGATCTAAGTAGCCCGCATTAAGAATTTCTTTAATTTCGGGGTACTGTTGATAATAGGCATCAAGAACATCCTGAGTGGGATAGGGAACCTGTCGGTAGGAACCACAGGCGCTGCATCGATAATAATATATGATTTCACCGGTAAGAAGGGACTTTTTTGTATGCCGTTCTCTCAGAGCGGGCTCCAGGCAGAAGGGGCAGCGCATGTTCATACAAGCAGTGTAAAAAATGAGGAACCCCTTTGGCAAGAGCGGGGCGCGGTTTTCCTTTCAGAATTCGCCGATAAAAGTCCGGTACTCTTCGGGGGATAGGAGGCCGGAAAATTGTTCTGGCTTCTCCCCTTGCAGTTGGAATATCCAGCCCTTTCCGTAACAATCGTGACCTATCCATTCGGGATGTTTCTCCAGGGCCTTATTAACGGCGATCACCGTTCCTGCAAGGGGCATGATAAGATCCTGCGCGGCCTTTGCCGATTCGATTACTCCCCACACCGCTCCTGCTTCGTAATGATGGGCTACCCGGGGAAGTTCGATATACACGATATCCCCGAGGGATCGCAGGGCATGATGGGTAAGCCCCACCACAAAGAGGCTCCCTTCTTTTCGGACCCAGAGGTGTTCCTTGCTGTACCGGGCGCTGGTATCGATATGCATGTGCGGTTCCCTTATCCTCTTCTCTATTCCCTTTCGTGGTCCTCAGCAGGCTTACTATACCGGGGGGTAGAGAAAAAGGCAAGGTTTTACTGTTGAGCTTTTCCGCCCTGGGACCAGAAAAGCTACAACCCAGAGTGAATGGTTGCAAGTAGTTGACAGAAAGAGTTCTGTTTCGTATGGTAATACATAGATTTTCAGGGTCGGGTGAGCCCTGCGATGCAGGGTAATTCCCTACCGGCGGTGATAGCCCGCGACTTGGCCATGGCCAACTGAATCGGTGAAATTCCGATGCCGACGGTATAGTCCGGATGGAAGAAAATCTACCAAATTCTTCAAGCGGCCGTAGAAGAATTTGGTCAGCGATTTTCGATGAAAAGCACCCTGGATATCATCCGGGGTTTTTTTTTGCCCCGGTAATATCCGAGGAAGGAGGATCGATTATGAAGATCCTGAGGGTACCCGAAAAGAGGGGTAGCAAGTTTTTGTTTGTAGGGATTGGTTTTATTCTGTCCGCCGCATTGGCCGTGGCAGGGGGTGTACGCGATAGCCAGGGTTCCGGTGCGAATACAGGAGGAACTCCTAAAAAAGCCTCCATTGCCGTCTTTGTGCCCGGAGTTACCGCCGGAAGCCCCGTTTATGAGATGCTGGTAAAAGGGGTGGAACGGGCAATACAGGAGAATCCGGGGGTGGCCCTTAAAATCCTGGAGGCCGGGTATAACCAGGCCGAATGGGAAACAAAGCTCACAAGCCTTGCCGCCACGGGTCAATATGACCTTATCGTATCGTCTAACCCGGCCCTTCCTGCGCTGTGTGCTCAGGTGGCTAAAAAGTTTCCCCGCCAGAAATTCTTATTACTTGATGGGGAACTCGCGGGTAATCCCCAGATCTATACCCTCCGGTATAACCAGCGAGAACAGGGATATATGGCAGGGTACCTGGCGGCTTTGTATGTTCAGGATCTGGCCCGGCGATCCGGTAATGCCGGAAAAACCGTGAGTAAGCGGCTTGGGCTTCTGGCAGGCCAGGAGTACCCCGCCATGAATGAGATTATCCTGCCCGGTTTTCGGTCAGGGGCCCAGGCGGTGGATCCCGCCTTCGAAGTGGATTTCCGGGTGCTGGGGAACTGGTATGATGCTTCCAAAGCGGGAGAACTGGCCCGCAGCATGATCCGGGGCGGGGCTCAGGTTATTCTCCCCATCGCAGGAGGGGGAAATCAGGGGGTGCTGCAGGCCGCGGAAGAAGCCGCCATTAAGGTCCTCTGGTTTGATGTTAACGGTTATGCCCTAAAGCCTGGCGTGGTGATCGGGAGCTCTATCCTTCGGCAAGACCGGGCGGCCTACGAAAAGGTGACCCTGTATTTGCAGGACAAGCTTCCCTTTGGGAAGGCGGATCTGGTGGGAGTAAGGGAGGGCTATGTGGACTTTGTAGACGATGACCCACTCTATCTCCAGGCAGTGCCTGCGGCGGTCCGCGAATCGATGGGGAACCTCCTTGCCCGCCTGCGAAAGGGAGAACTCATTATTCCGGAACGGGAAAAATAGCTTGTGAAACGGAAAGTTCCGGGGGGCTTCTCCTCTACTCATATCTTGAGGAGAGGAAAAGGGGCCCCTCCCATAAGGGGGTACGGTGATAGAACTAGACCGGGTTTACAAATATTTTCCCAGCAACGGGGTCTTTGCCGTTCAGGATGTGTCGGTGCTCTTTCGCCCCGGGGAAATTCATGCCATGGTGGGAGAAAATGGGGCGGGGAAATCCACGTTGATGCATATCCTGGCGGGGGCCCTGGCTCCCAGTGCGGGGGAAATTCGGCTCGATGGCAAACCCCGGCGTTTCTTCTCGCCGGCGGATGCCCTTGAAGCGGGCATTGGGATGGTGGTGCAACATCCGGTTCTGGTCCCGGAAATTTCTATCTGGGAATACTGTGTCCTCGGGGCTGAGCCTGGCTTCCCCTTATTTCTTGACCGAAAAAAAGGAGCCCAGCAGGTCCAGACTCTTTCGGATCGATGGGGTTTTGGACTGAATGTGCACTGGAACACCGATGGTCTTACGGTCAGTCAGCGCCAGAAAACGGCCCTTCTGGCGTTGCTCTGGCATAGGACGCGGTATCTTATTCTCGATGAACCTACGGCGGTGTTGTCTGCGCAGGAAACAGAGCACCTCTTTGAACTTCTTAGAAAGCTCCGGGATGAAGGAATAGGAATTATTTTTATTTCCCATAAGATTCAAGAGGTGCTCCATCTGGCAGATCGCATAAGCATTCTGCGAAAGGGCCGGCTGGTGGGAACCTATGCGGTTGGTGAGTATGCAGAGAATACCTTGTTTCATCTCATCATGGAAGCAATGTCAGGAAAGGAAGCAAGAAAGGACCTAGCCGCAGCGGCGCGTGAAACAGATTATCCTTCCCTGCAATCTTTACCGGTACAAAATGAGTCCACCGAGGCAATCCTGGAGGTAGCCCATGTGGAAGTCCATGAGGAAGGCTACGCTTCTCTCTGGGACCTTTCGTTTTCCGCCGGCGGTGGAGAAATTCTGGGTATTACGGGGGTTCGGGAAGGAGGTCTTGAAACCCTGGAGCAGGTTCTGGCGGGCTTTATTAGGCCCCGCAGGGGTACAATCCGTTTTGGGGAAGAGGACCTTTTGAATCCCGGCGGCCCCTTACGGGTAAGGGCCCTGGGGGGCGTATATGTGGCCAGTGAACGCTGGGGAGTTGCCATGGCGCCCCAGCTTAGCCTCTGGGAGAGCCTCGTGATCCATGCCCATCGCCGGTATATTCGACCCTTCCTGAGACCGTTGCAAATTCTGGATTTCAAGGCCCTCGAGGAATGGGTACAGCGTATTATGGAGCAGGCCGGGGTAACGGGTTCGCCGTATCAGGGGACCCATTCCTTTTCCGGAGGTCAATTACAGCGCCTCTTGATATATCGAGAGTTGCAGGAACCCTGTCGATGGGCTCTCTTATCGGAACCCTTCCGGGGCCTGGATTTTGAGAATCAGGAGATAATTATTGAACAGTTGCAGAGCCTCGCTCGTCGAGGAATTCTTTTGATTGTGATGAGTACGGACGTGGACCTTCTATTCCGGGTATGCACCCGTATCCTTGTGGTAAGTCACGGCCGTATACGGCTTGATCGGCCATTACCTACCACCGAACCAACCGATTATTCCCCCGCCAATGAGCGGTTGTATCAAGACATCATCTATGCTATGAACGGATGAGAGGCCTATCATGATTCCTTGTAAAATAGGTAACCAGCTTTTAGCAGTCCCCGTATCCATGAGAGGCTAATTATGCTGTTTCGTAAGGGTATCCCCAGAAAAAGTGTTATGTCTGTGAGGGGACTCCTCCTGTCCTGGGGCGGGCTTTTGCTCATCACCCTGGTGGTGATAAGCCTTGCAAGTCCCGACGCTTTTTCCACTGTAAAGGCCTTCTTTATCACTCCCTGGAGTTCTCCCTGGTTCGTGGGGAACCTTCTGGATCTGTTTAGTCTTTACCTGCTTACCTCCTTGGGAATCACGATGGCCTTTGTAGGGGGCACCTTTAACCTTGGCGGAGAAGCCCAGATGTACTGGGGAGGTATAACGGCCTCCCTGGTCTTGCTCCGGCTTCCGGAGGGAAGCTCCCCCTTTCTTTCTCTGTTGTTAGCCTCCCTGGTAGCCGCCGGGACCGGCGCCCTTCTGGGGAGTGTAAGTGGCGTACTTAAGCGTTTCTATGGGGCCGATGAACTTATTACCACCTTTTTGCTGTCCCTCGCGGTGGCCCCCATAGGGGATTACCTCTTATCGGGGCCCCTGCGGGATCCGGCGGGCAATCTGCTGGCCACCCCCCGTTTTGCGCCAGAGCGACGACTTCCGCTGTTGTTGCCCCCTTCCACTTTAAATGGGTCTCTCCTTATCGCCTGTTGTATGCTGGGCATCATCCTTTTCTTTTTGTATCGAACAGGCTGGGGGTACCGCTACCGCATTGGTGGGGCAAGTCCTGCCTTTAGTCGCTACGGAGGCAACAACCCCCTGGCCCTGATAATCCCTTCCCTGACTGTTTCGGGGGCCCTCCATGGGCTCGCTGGTTTTGGTGCGGTGGCAGGAACCGCGGGCCTCTGTCATCAGGGGTTCTCCGGCGGCATAGGATGGACCGCTATTACGGTTGCCCTGGTGGCTCGTACCATCCCTCTTGCGCTTGTTCCATCGGCGCTTCTCTTTGCCTGGCTTAAAACGGGTTCAGAAATTGCTCAACTTCAGGGATCTCTTGATATGGATGCGGCTACCCTTATTCAGGCTCTGGTGCTTCTTCTGGTGACGGTTCAAATACGAGGGGACCTGGCGGAAAGATTGGAAAAATTTCTGAAGGGCTTTCCCTTCGATCGATGGAAGCGTTCCCCCGGAGGTACTACAAAATGATGCAACTCCTTTTAGAACTGGGAATTGCCAGTACCCCTCTGTTTCTAGCTGCCCTGGGGGCCCTGGTAACTGATTGTAGCGGTACCCTGGGAATCTTCCTTGAAGGAAGTGTTACGA
The window above is part of the Treponema sp. J25 genome. Proteins encoded here:
- a CDS encoding aminotransferase class I/II-fold pyridoxal phosphate-dependent enzyme, with product MNKYEHFETATLHGGQEPDPTTLSRAVPVYRTSSYVFKSADHAARLFALKEFGNIYSRLGNPTNEVLEQRVSILEGGAASVAVSSGTSAIFYAIITLAKAGDEIISAPNLYGGTYTMFDAILPDLGITVRFADHRDPESFDRLVTEKTRAFYIETIGNPVLDVIDIEAVAAIAKKHHLPLIVDGTFTTPYLLRTIEHGANIVINSLTKWMGGHGTAIGGIMTDAGNFDWSDPRFSLFTQPDRNYHGLRWALDLPPELARIAFALRFRTVPLRNLGACLSPDNAWIFLQGLETLHLRMSRHSENALQVAQFLAKHPKVAWVRYPGLPTDPTYPIAQRYLKRGFGGMVVFGPRGGKAAAERFIDGLRLFSHLANVGDAKSLALHPASTSHSQLTEEQQREGGLSPDLVRLSIGLESIEDIIGDIEQSLGRI
- the metA gene encoding homoserine O-succinyltransferase, with amino-acid sequence MPVRIPDNLPARSVLETENIFVMTYERAIHQDIRPLRIAVLNLMPTKIVTETQLLRLLGNTALQVDVRFIRMASHDSKNTPQEHLETFYETTDEILGERFDGLVITGAPVETLPFEEVDYWEELVRIMDWSVTNVWSTLHICWGAQAGLYHHFGIPKYPVSEKVFGIFKHRLLKPLEPLVRGFDEEFYAPQSRHTEIREEDVAQHPLLKILATSEESGLYLISSRDRRMIFVTGHPEYDRLTLKAEYDRDRERGLPIRIPRHYFPDDDPGRTPIMNWRAHAHLLYANWLNYCVYQETPYDLAELTPAERGHIPVETSLASASPMPR
- a CDS encoding sensor domain-containing diguanylate cyclase encodes the protein MNDRPYSVGKRMLLFTGFFSCILILALTLHFYYGMYPYLQESSKSFLQEKNRSLNNFIEAYFNEMIHTLQMLASYPELLSSSQGAKEHQQLVVQYLSAVKKFNTHVYRVYSIYRDGTILAPDPMPKNNGSIQSFSWYLERLPQLQQEDLFIGFLQQDPSSGDALLSLLHRLIHPEYGFVGLLVIDSRVENIVDQLKFRSSFYTSSYSFILDKNLICLAHPRQELIGVHFLDTVKLRSAFGKSLFFNYDFEGIRKIAYASYLENSGWYLVTTVNEEELFSPIIKIMLVYVLEIIVLVLIFSVIFYYFWNHEILEPLRSLREYVYTVIHNDSLVESGITLSLPNHEIGQIAQYIGKLTSQSLYQKNQELLEKNKLLESLAIHDFLTGLFNRRKIEELLKTEYERCVRYNTSLSLILYDIDFFKNVNDSYGHQEGDRVLKELTLLISHNIRKTDMHGRWGGEEFLVILPETPISVVQEVAEKLRKVVESHDFELPQHITISAGVTVVQTDETLDKVLQRLDSALYMAKKTGRNRVHAEWPENGYV
- a CDS encoding methyltransferase domain-containing protein; this translates as MNMRCPFCLEPALRERHTKKSLLTGEIIYYYRCSACGSYRQVPYPTQDVLDAYYQQYPEIKEILNAGYLDPQGYAVLQKERDMTLQELRFPLERIKNHTNAELGCANGMFLHYLYEKGGRDIIGLDISTPLLEQIPPGRYRIYKGGLEQLPSDSVDNLFLFHILEHLSDMESCFFHLRRVLKEEGLVVLEVPVAGWISERQGEGWRFFMADEHLNIPTYQGLRHFLKRQNIRILHTTRFGSGHTRGSISPLKKAFFDWAAKTFNYGDRIALLLCKDKKI
- a CDS encoding glycine cleavage system H protein gives rise to the protein MHIDTSARYSKEHLWVRKEGSLFVVGLTHHALRSLGDIVYIELPRVAHHYEAGAVWGVIESAKAAQDLIMPLAGTVIAVNKALEKHPEWIGHDCYGKGWIFQLQGEKPEQFSGLLSPEEYRTFIGEF
- a CDS encoding BMP family ABC transporter substrate-binding protein, which encodes MKILRVPEKRGSKFLFVGIGFILSAALAVAGGVRDSQGSGANTGGTPKKASIAVFVPGVTAGSPVYEMLVKGVERAIQENPGVALKILEAGYNQAEWETKLTSLAATGQYDLIVSSNPALPALCAQVAKKFPRQKFLLLDGELAGNPQIYTLRYNQREQGYMAGYLAALYVQDLARRSGNAGKTVSKRLGLLAGQEYPAMNEIILPGFRSGAQAVDPAFEVDFRVLGNWYDASKAGELARSMIRGGAQVILPIAGGGNQGVLQAAEEAAIKVLWFDVNGYALKPGVVIGSSILRQDRAAYEKVTLYLQDKLPFGKADLVGVREGYVDFVDDDPLYLQAVPAAVRESMGNLLARLRKGELIIPEREK
- a CDS encoding ATP-binding cassette domain-containing protein, whose protein sequence is MIELDRVYKYFPSNGVFAVQDVSVLFRPGEIHAMVGENGAGKSTLMHILAGALAPSAGEIRLDGKPRRFFSPADALEAGIGMVVQHPVLVPEISIWEYCVLGAEPGFPLFLDRKKGAQQVQTLSDRWGFGLNVHWNTDGLTVSQRQKTALLALLWHRTRYLILDEPTAVLSAQETEHLFELLRKLRDEGIGIIFISHKIQEVLHLADRISILRKGRLVGTYAVGEYAENTLFHLIMEAMSGKEARKDLAAAARETDYPSLQSLPVQNESTEAILEVAHVEVHEEGYASLWDLSFSAGGGEILGITGVREGGLETLEQVLAGFIRPRRGTIRFGEEDLLNPGGPLRVRALGGVYVASERWGVAMAPQLSLWESLVIHAHRRYIRPFLRPLQILDFKALEEWVQRIMEQAGVTGSPYQGTHSFSGGQLQRLLIYRELQEPCRWALLSEPFRGLDFENQEIIIEQLQSLARRGILLIVMSTDVDLLFRVCTRILVVSHGRIRLDRPLPTTEPTDYSPANERLYQDIIYAMNG
- a CDS encoding ABC transporter permease codes for the protein MSVRGLLLSWGGLLLITLVVISLASPDAFSTVKAFFITPWSSPWFVGNLLDLFSLYLLTSLGITMAFVGGTFNLGGEAQMYWGGITASLVLLRLPEGSSPFLSLLLASLVAAGTGALLGSVSGVLKRFYGADELITTFLLSLAVAPIGDYLLSGPLRDPAGNLLATPRFAPERRLPLLLPPSTLNGSLLIACCMLGIILFFLYRTGWGYRYRIGGASPAFSRYGGNNPLALIIPSLTVSGALHGLAGFGAVAGTAGLCHQGFSGGIGWTAITVALVARTIPLALVPSALLFAWLKTGSEIAQLQGSLDMDAATLIQALVLLLVTVQIRGDLAERLEKFLKGFPFDRWKRSPGGTTK